One Xiphophorus maculatus strain JP 163 A chromosome 15, X_maculatus-5.0-male, whole genome shotgun sequence genomic window, TCCACAGCTTGAGACGCATCCAGGGGCAGGACGAACacacagctgtgtgtttttgtgtttgctttcttGTCACTCATATTGCCGCTGCTTTTGTGGGTGTAAATTAGTTTCAGGAAAGAGTCTTCAGAGCCTTTGAACCAGTAAAAGCCGTGCTCTCCATCGTAGGTCCCATTTCGTAACGTGCAGTGTGTCGTCGCAGAGCCGCCCGGCCGGGCGTTCTCCGACTCCGACAGGCCTTCGGTTTTCAAGCCCGGGCCTTCCACATGGACATCGATGCCCTCCAAGAAGTCAAACTCATGGGAAAACAGGCTGACACAGTAGTACGTGGCCGAGTCCGACACTTGCGCATTCAGTATCTTCAGGTGGAATTCGCCGCTGCCGGGTTCCGGTTTGAATCGTGGATCGCCGGTGATCAGGTCGCTGTGAAGAGAGccgttttgtttgtgtttgtagaaCTCAGACATGAGCTGGGCTTTTTCCCCCATGCTTTTTTTGTACCAGTAAAAGATCGGTCCATTACTGCCTTGGTAGAAACATTTCAAGGTCACGTTCTGGCCAACGCGAACGGATTTAAAGTCCAAAGGGGACGACGGCGCCAAAGCTGCCGAAGGAGCTAAAGAGAGATTTGAGGAGAAAATCAAAAGTGGCCATTTGTTACAGCTGCAAACTtattaaatattctaaaaatgaaaaaaaatatgttattacaTACCAACTGTTGCCAAGAACAGATAGAAAATCTTCAGAGTAGTCATTATGTTTAAATGGTTGCGCTGGACTGATACAATCTCTCAACATGTTCTACTTTCTCATGAGTGAGCTGGATGctaccagccaatcagaaatgAGGAGGGAGTCAGTAAGCCTTCCTGGTGTTAACGCTGGGCAGCAGACAGGAAGATGTGATGACAGAATTGGTTAAGATGCCGTCAGAAGTCATGAAAGTCATTTAAAAGTTCTCACTGAGATGAAGATCAACATCAGTGTCACTGAACTATGGGCCCTGCGTAACAAATGCTCATTAGATTTACTTGATTTGCACATCATGAGatgcttctgtgttttattttacttaaaaatctGTTTCGCACGCATACATAGATATATATTTGTAGAACCACTGAATGTTTGTAGGCCCCATAACATAGTTTTTGGAAAGTCTTAAAAAGGAGTAATCTTTACTTCTGACAGTAGCGTTGTCACAAAGTCATTTGGACAGCACTTAGACTTTGTGAACCGTTTAACAAAGTTGGGGCAGacataaaagcagatctttaaccAATGCAGATCTTTAACCAATCCGATTTGCATAGTTCCTCTAAATCATCCAAGCTAAGAGAGTTCTCTGTCATGCGACTCCCTTTTCTGGTCGTCCCACTGAGTTTACATTGGATTTATTTAGCTCAGGGAACTGAGATTGCTAAGGAAGAAGCTGATTTTACACTTAATGAATCCTTTCGGAGGTGATTTACTCATGTATTTTGGATCAATTTCACACTATGTTTTATTAATCACTTGTTTTATTAACAAGTGACTAATAAAAGTGTTAATAAAACAAgtgtttacttgttttattAACAAGGAAACACTGGATCTTCatcccatatatatatatatatatatatatatatatacagtacagaccaaaagtttggacacacccttctaattcaatgggttttctttattttcatgactatttataaggcaataaatcccacttattaacctgacagggcaggttgacctatgaagtgaaaaccatttcaggtgacgacctcttgaagctcatcaagaaaatgcagagtgtgtgcaaagcagtaatcacagcaaaaggttgctactttgaagaaactagaatataaggagtattttcagttgttttacacttttttgtttagtgcatatttccacatgttattcatagttttgatgccttcagtgtgaatctacaatgtcaatagtcatgaaaataaaggaaactcattgaattaaaaggtgtgtccaaacttttggtctgtactgcaTATAATAAGAGAACAATATAAAGTTCCTAGATTCagcaaaaatgtctaaataaaatattttagattaaattgtCAGATGGTCCATGTAAGGCTGGCAGCAGTGATGtaattacaatatttacaatatttttgttttatacttaCACAGGATAAGTTaacttgtatatatttttaacatatatttaaataatggtAAAGGGTCCTTTGAGATATTTTCCAAATTTGGTAAATTGGTAAAAGCTTGTCTGTTCAAAGAAACCTGCAGATTGGAGCGCATCTTCACTTACTTgctaatgaataaaataatattatacTTATAAATATCTCTATTAgtagaaatatttacagaatgTTGCTTTGCTATATTTTTTAACAGGTTCTTCAAAGCTTGTTATCAACTGGGATGATCATCAAACCACGTTAATttgttttagcagcaagagcCAACGGCTGCACACTTCAGGAAGGACGtggagaaatgtgtttttgtacaaTTTGTGAGTATGAAACCCaacacaacaagaaaaaaaaagaaaattatcttGTGAAGATGCTAGCTAGAAATTGGTAAAAGTAGTATCATTATCTATGAGGTCTGTGGGCTAACAGTCCGCTCACAGAGGAAGAAACTATCACTTGAAAGCAGAACAAGAGAGACAGAATAAAGTTTGCAAATACAGTTAACGGCCATTACCTTTCGAAACATGCTCCAAACAACAACTGATTTGTTTACTCATACGACAATTGCTTTATTTGTGAGTAAAATGAGAGAAGCTTTCAAATCTCACAGTACTGTCCCAACGTTAAGGGACGAGTGTGACAGAATCCCAGTATGTTGCTGTTTTCCAGCTGGAAGAACTGGTGCGTTTCCCACAATACGTGGAAACACTGAAGCGACATTTcaagacatcagccaggaaTGTAAAGTTTGGGATGAAATAGGTCCGGGGCATCAAACTCAGTTTCTTTATACATAATCATTTAAACTCCAAACCTGCCAactgaaacacatttaagacaaaaatctGCTCAATCTACTGTTTCATAGAGGAGTAAACACACTCGGTCTCTTGacttttcttctgtcttcttGATCGGGTGGGCTGGTTCACGTTAACAGCAGCATAATGGAGACCGTCTTCCTAATAACAGGACACATCAGAGATTATGAACAAATTTTCCTTCCAAACATAGTTATCTGATCAGGACATGTTGAAGAGACGTGCATTTTTGGTATTCACTAAACACATTCAGTTGTATTTACCTCTCCATCTGCAGCTggacaaaacaaagactttcCTTGAAATACTGTGAAAGACggagacattttttaaaatgaggaaaTGTGGATAACCCGAATACAAAACCAGCAGTTACCTGAGGTTTGGCAGCTGTCTTTGTGTTCCTTGTACAGTTTGATGGCCAGCAAAACATTTAGGACGATGGTGAAAAATCACAGCTGCACATAAGAAATACGCCAAATACCCCAGCGATACCGCCTCACCTGCAGATCCAAGCATCAAAACCCCAAAGTTTTAGCTTCTCTCTTCTCCAGAcaagcaaaaagaacaaaagcaatTATTCAGTGAAACGACTCACTTTCCAATTCCAATTTCGTCCCGTTTCCAAACGCTATCCGTCCACAGGAGGCAACAGCGCAGTAATAAGTCCCAACGTGAGACTTTTTAATGTTCTCCATTGGCAGTTTGTACAGACAGGTGTGAGTATGCGTGTCGGGACTTGTTAGACATTGGTCCGCCGTGGCTCCACGGGAGTAAACGAGTCCTGGATCATATTTTGAGGACTTTCTGAACCAGTAAACTCTGCGTTCTCCCCGGCAGCTCCCAGTTTGGGCCGTGCAGTTCAGAGTCACGGAGTCCCCTGGCCGTGCGGTTTCAGATGCCGCCTGGCGGACCAAAGCTTCGCCTCCCACCGCTGAATCTTTCACAACAACTGTCACACCCTTCACAAACTTGAGCAGGACTGAAAGGCTGCTGGCGCAGAGGTATGTTCCTGTGTCTGAAGAGTGCAAATTGGAAATGTTTAACCGACTCTTCCCTACTTCAGTTTCCAGACTGAATCGTGGGTCGTCTTTCAACCTCCCGTAAAAAGTACTTTCTTTCTGTAATTTGTAACTCATGGAGATCAGCTGCGGTTTCTGTCCCAGGGATTGCTTGTACCAAAAATAACTGGCCTCTTCTTCGTCAAAAGAACATTGTAGAGACAAGTTGCCACCAACATCAGCCAATACAAAGCCTGTCTTGTGATCCACAAATGTCTCCAAATCATTCATCTCGGCTAAAATAAAGGAGaaagtcatatttaaatgttaccAGATATAAAGTGGTTTAATAGCTAATGCGTTACTTACCCTTGTTCCATAAGAAAACACATGAGAGACAGACAAGAGCCTCTGAAAGAGTCATCCTGCATTGAATGAAACGCACTTTGTCACCCCGCTGAGTGGCTACAAATGGAACATGGTCTCATTATCACAGCCACATACAGTAGCAGTGTGAAAACCCAAGTACCTGAAGTTCAAAAAGGATCCTCCCATTTCAATTTTCAAatgcagaagagaaaaaacGAAAGAGAAATGACCGGTTTGGTCAGGTGGACGAGAAAAAAGTTTAGTTCTGCGCAGCTTTAGGTGAGAGAGTGAATGTTTTTctactgatttttaaaactatatattttttaacttttaacaaaactgaatttGAGTTGAAGCTGAGCACAGCTATTTTGTAAACTTATAACCTTTAGCAATAAACTGTTTCTAACTAGGGAACCATCTTCATAGATGTAAATGTCACACCTTACTTTACTTAAGTCCATccaatgaacaaaaaacaaacaaacacatcagaCCTGCGTAGACAGGGCGCCTGAGGCTGCAGCCCTTTTGTTAGATGAGAACGACAACATTATGACGAGGGAAACGATCATATCTCACAATGGATTAGACGCAACTAAGCTGCAGTGTTGTTGGTGCAATGCAGGTTCATCGGAGCATTTCAGAAACCGCTCCGCTGGTGTTATTTTCTTGGACAGCCATTAGTTGAAGTTTAAATCCCTCAAAAGCCTCCAGTGAGCAACAGCTGATGTGAAATGTAAGAGGAGAATCAGCAAATTGGTAGAAGATGATAGAGAGGCAACAGAAGGTCAAGTAACAACTTGCTGCAACCAAAGTATATAGCATCGTCTTTAAATGCACAGCGCACATATAAACTCAGATGGGAcacagcaacagaaaaccaCTGATGTCAGCTAAGGAAAGGAAACAGACAGAATTATGCACAGACTCAACAACATCTGGACAAGAAAAGCGTTTACAGTCTTGGTTTTTGCAGTGACATTCAGACAGAAGGCTCAGAAATATGGATCCATCATGCTTTGTGTCAAAGGTTAGGGCTGGTGATGTAGCGTACGACCCTTGAACTACATGGGAAGTACATGGGCTTCACATGATCCTTTGATTCCCCCCAGATTGGCGTTAAATACTCATGTCAACTACTATTTCACAACATAACCACAACTTACcacaatttaaagcaaaattcaTAATTGGTAATAAAAAATTACCAATACATTCTCAAGTGGTCATGTCTGCAgattaattcatattttcttatGTCCATGCCCCTGGATCAAGTTTTGTTTCAATGGAGTGAGCCATTAAACGTTTTATACCGAAATTAATAaattcatacaaaataaaatttttatcaataaattaccaaaatattttcataaggTCATATCTACAAGTGGAATAACATCAAGCTGGTGTCAAGTTCAAAGaagtattcatttaaaaaatatatacatatataggaaatacaaaaaatccattattcagaaaatgaccaaaatatTCTCAGATATGTCTTGAGAATGATTTTAGCTtgctttgagaaaatgtttgatcCAGGCACATCGACGTAAAATAATATGATTCCACATGAAGACACGACGCTGAAAATATTTGGTCAATTCTTGAtgaatttttgattatttttttttatgtaaccaGCTAGACgcaaaataaaattagtcaAACTTTATCATAAAATTCCCCAAAGCCTAATGgcttttgtacaaaaaatgtgaCCTTTTTACCATGTTAGCATTGTTAGCGATACTGACATGTATTCAGAAACGTGTTTAAATCCagaatcaaacaaaataaaatctcaaaatgacACAGTTCaccttcattttattcaaaaactgcTCAAATTCCTTAACCATAACCtaattcttttctctttttcaaaataaaatatattgtactTATATTACTTAGCAGGTGTTATGCTCAGTAATATAAGCCTCCTTGTGTTACTTTACCAAACACAAGGGGGCGCTCAAATCCAGCTGATGTGTGTTGTGGTTAGGATCGATCTGAACACTGTCAAACgtatgaaataaaatcttcataaaTAGCAAAagtaagttttcttttttttttccatccatcccaTTTTAGGTTTGATGTCGGGTTTAATGGATCTTCAGTAAGTCCTTTGTTTTTGAATCAAACTGTAACCATCACATAGGCAGCTTTACGTTTTAATTAATGACATGTGATATTTGCTCTGATGTACAAAACCACAAAgtcctttatttctgttattctgGGTACAAAGTAAGCGAGAAGCTGCACCTGACGGCACCAAAGCAAAGATTTCCTCCCTTGAACcacaaagacagaagaaaaaaaaaaaaggctcataAATATGCATATCCGTTTCACATAAACCATATTGAGATCCAATCTACAAAGTCTAGACCGCACAGGAAGTTGAAGAGATACTTCAGCTCGGTACACGATCCATTTCTCTGTACAgcaaatgtataaaatgttcaaaaaaaatcttctacttagatgtttttttaattcttaagACCAGGAAGTGATCAAACCTGAGGTTGGCtggtaaaactgaaaatgtagcCAAACACAACAAAGTCCCCTAACTCAGCTTTACCaaaaggattgtttttttttttgtttttattgtaaaaaaaaattgtcttttgcaTTTACTCAGATCATCTTTGTccgactgaaataaaaaaaataataatccagcAACAACAGGAAGTATGTAAGGGgttaaaaaccttttcacatcGCTCTACATCAGTGTAACAAATAAACCGTAGCCTGAAAAAACTTTAGAAATGTT contains:
- the LOC111611447 gene encoding uncharacterized protein LOC111611447, coding for MTTLKIFYLFLATVAPSAALAPSSPLDFKSVRVGQNVTLKCFYQGSNGPIFYWYKKSMGEKAQLMSEFYKHKQNGSLHSDLITGDPRFKPEPGSGEFHLKILNAQVSDSATYYCVSLFSHEFDFLEGIDVHVEGPGLKTEGLSESENARPGGSATTHCTLRNGTYDGEHGFYWFKGSEDSFLKLIYTHKSSGNMSDKKANTKTHSCVFVLPLDASQAVDYYCAVASCGQIVLGNTTNPDLTYDSVTIFLSAACAFTSALSLLLALLVCKITKKTKCISSESQPKHPSAHVKSYHTAVAVATDSSMRQKDGVWSECVYHRY